One genomic region from Harpia harpyja isolate bHarHar1 chromosome 1, bHarHar1 primary haplotype, whole genome shotgun sequence encodes:
- the TFAP2A gene encoding LOW QUALITY PROTEIN: transcription factor AP-2-alpha (The sequence of the model RefSeq protein was modified relative to this genomic sequence to represent the inferred CDS: inserted 3 bases in 2 codons; deleted 4 bases in 4 codons), whose product MKMLWKLTDNIKYEECEERHDSTSNGTARLPQLGTVGQSPYTTPRRSPTPPNADFQPPYFPPPYQPIYPQSQDPYSHVNDPYSLNPLHAQPQPQHPGWPGQRQSQETGLLHTHXGLPHQLSGLDPRRDYRXARRLLHAPHGLGWRLADLPLHSIPHAIEDVPHVEDPGINIPDQTVIKKGPVSLSKSNNNAVSSIPINKDTLFGGVVNPNEVFCSVPGRLSLLSSTSKYKVTVAEVQRRLSPPECLNASLLGGVLRRAKSKNGGRSLREKLDKIGLNLPAGRRKAANVTLLTSLVEGEAVHLARDFGYVCETEFPAKAVAEFLNRQHSDPYEQVTRKNMLLATKQICKEFTDLLAQDRSPLGNSRPNPILEPGIQSCLTHFNLISHGFGSPAVCAAVTALQNYLTEALKAMDKMYLSNNPNSHTDNSTKSGDKEEKHRK is encoded by the exons ATGAAAATGCTTTGGAAACTGACGGATAATATCAAGTATGAGGAATGTGAG gAGCGCCACGACAGTACCAGCAACGGGACAGCCCGGCTACCCCAGTTGGGGACCGTGGGTCAGTCTCCCTACACCACGCCCCGCCGCTCTCCCACACCCCCCAACGCCGACTTCCAGCCCCCCTACTTCCCCCCCCCTTACCAACCCATCTAC CCCCAGTCTCAGGACCCCTACTCCCACGTGAACGACCCCTACAGCCTCAAC CCCCTCCATGCCCAGccgcagccccagcacccaggatggccgggacagAGGCAGAGCCAGGAGACGGGGTTGCTCCACACGC CGGGTTTGCCCCACCAGCTTTCGGGGCTCGACCCACGCAGGGACTACCG GGCACGACGACTGCTGCACGCCCCGCACGGGCTGGGCTGGCGGCTGGCTGACCTGCCCCTCCACTCCATCCCCCACGCCATCGAGGACGTGCCG CACGTAGAAGACCCCGGTATTAACATCCCAGACCAAACTGTAATTAAGAAAG gcccCGTGTCCCTCTCCAAGTCTAACAACAACGCCGTCTCCTCCATCCCCATCAACAAGGACACGCTCTTCGGCGGGGTGGTGAACCCCAACGAGGTCTTCTGCTCGGTGCCGGGCCGCCTCTCGCTGCTCAGCTCCACCTCCAAGTACAAGGTCACGGTGGCGGAAGTGCAGAGACGCCTCTCGCCGCCCGAGTGCCTCAACGCCTCCCTGCTGGGCGGAGTGCTCCGGAG GGCGAAGTCAAAAAACGGAGGGAGATCTCTGAGGGAGAAACTGGACAAAATAGGATTAAACCTGCCAGCTGGGAGGCGTAAAGCTGCTAACGTTACTTTGCTCACGTCGCTCGTGGAGG GAGAAGCAGTACATCTCGCTAGAGATTTTGGGTACGTTTGTGAGACAGAATTTCCTGCCAAAGCAGTAGCTGAATTTCTCAACCGACAACATTCCGATCCA TACGAGCAAGTCACAAGAAAAAACATGCTTCTAGCTACAAA ACAGATCTGTAAAGAGTTCACCGACCTGCTGGCTCAGGACCGATCTCCCCTGGGGAACTCGCGGCCCAACCCCATTTTGGAGCCGGGCATCCAGAGCTGCCTGACCCACTTCAACCTCATCTCGCACGGCTTCGGGAGCCCGGCAGTGTGCGCTGCCGTCACC GCCCTGCAGAACTATCTCACCGAGGCGCTCAAGGCCATGGACAAAATGTACCTCAGCAACAATCCCAACAGCCACACAGACAACAGCACCAAAAGCGGCGACAAAGAGGAGAAGCACCGAAAGTGA